Part of the Paludisphaera borealis genome, CTGGGGGCTTCGAAGGACTTGATCGAGTGCATTCTCCGGCTCCATCCCCCGGACGACAGCGCCGAGGATGCCGACTCGCTGCTCGTCACGGCGCGGCGGGCGCAGGCCGGGCTCCTGGAGTACTTCCACGAGCTGAAGCAAAACACGATGCGGGGCAACCGGGCCAACAGCGGTTTCGACGAACTGGGGCTCGCCTTTCGGCTCGACGACGACCTTACGGCGATCATCAACGAGCTGAGTCGCTCCGATCCCCCCGAGGCCCCAATCCTGCCGGGTACGACGTACTTCGTCACCCAGCATCCCGAACTGTTGCGACAGCTCGATCCGGCGACGGATCTCAAGTCGTCCAACCTCGCCCAGAATCCCGAAACCCAGGCAAAGCTGGAACCGGCGACGGACGTCAAGTCGAGGATCGATCGCCTGAAGTACACGGTGATGCGGCTCCCCAAGGAGCTGCACGACGACTTCTACGACGTGCTCGTGATGTCGAAGACGCAGTATCAGATCAGTCGAGTGATCGTCTGGACTTCGGCCCTGGCGGTCTTGCCGATGCTTTGCGGCCTGACGGCGCTGTTTCACCGCTGGGTGCTCTACCCGGTGCGGCTGCTCCAGCGCGGGGTGCGCCGCGTGGCGCGGGGCTCGTTCGATTACAAGATCGACCTCCACTCGGGCGATGAGATGCAAGACCTGGCCGGGGCCTTCAACGAGATGACGGCCCGGATCAGCATGACCTACGCCGACCTCGAACAGCAGGTCCAGGAGCGGAGCCGGCAACTGGTCCGCTCCGAGCGGCTGGCGGGAGTCGGCTTCCTGGCGGCGGGCGTGGCCCACGAGATCAACAACCCGCTGGCCTCGATCGCCTTCTGCTCCGAGGCCCTCGAAAGCCGCCTCGAAGCGCTGACGCAAGGGTCCGACGACCCCGATCACCGCGCTGTATCGAAATATCTGAAGATGATCCAGGAAGAAGCGTTCCGGTGTAAGAACATCACCGAGAAGCTGCTCGACTTCGCCCGCTGCAACGACATCAAGCGCGAGCGCACCGATTTGCCGAGCCTGGTCCAGGGGGTCGTCGACATGATCCGCCACATCGGCAAATACCGGGGCAAGACGATCGTGTTCCAGCCCAAGGAAGCGATCGTGGCCCATGTGGACGGCCAGGAGATCAAGCAGGTGATCCTGAACCTGGTGGTCAACGCGCTCGAATCGATGGACGCCGGAGGGGTGCTGCGGATCGACGCTCGCTACGATCACGGGATGGCCGAGGTGATCTTCAACGACAACGGCTGCGGCATCGCGGCCGACGTGCTGGAGAACATCTTCGAGCCGTTCTTCACGCGCCGCCGCGACGGCAAGGGGACGGGCTTGGGCCTGTCGATCACGCACCGGATCGTCAACCAGCATCACGGCGAGATCACCGCGACGAGCCCGGGCGAGGGGAGGGGCTCGACGTTCCGGGTCCGCCTGCCGATCCACCCGTCCGAGATCGGCGACGGTCCAGGCGGTCGCGAGCCCGCCGTCGCGGGAGCGTCGCGCGGGCACGCCGCATAACCGCTGCGCATACGAATACACATGATGACGAACCGCGGCGAAACGCCGACGAGGCCCGCGGGTCGTCTCGGTAGCCGGACCCACGGATGGCCAGGAAGGTTCAGGAGGAAGCTATGATCGATAAGTCGCGCCGAGGGGGACTGCGGATCTTGTTCGCCGACGACGAGGCGCACCTCCGCGACCTGATGCAGATGGAGCTGCCCCGGCTCGGGCACGAGGTCACCGTCTGCCCCGACGGCACCGCCGCACTCCGGGCGCTCGAGCGCGGGTCGTACGACGCGGCCCTGCTCGACATCCGGATGCCGGGGATCACCGGGATCGACGTTCTGACCCAGATCCGCCAGCTCAGCCCGGACACGCAGGTCATCCTCTTGACCGGCCACGCGACCGTCGACACCGCCGTTCAGGCCCTCCGCCTGGGCGCGTTCGACTACCTCACCAAACCCTGCAAATGGGCCGAGCTGGAAGTCATCCTCAGTCGCGTCGCCGAGCGTCGCGACATGGCCAACAAGAACACCGCGCTCGAGACCCGGCTCAAGGCGGCCGAGGGCGCGCCGTTGCTGATCGGCGAGACGCCGGCCATGCAGCAGGTCCGCCGCCTGATCGAGACCATCGCCCCCACCGACGCGACCGTCATGATCCTGGGAGAGACCGGCACCGGCAAGGAGCTGGTCGCCCGCAACCTCCACGAGAAGAGCGACCGCGCCCAGCGGGTGTTCATCCCGGTCAACTGCGGGGCGTTGCCCGAGAACCTGGTCGAGAGCGAGCTGTTCGGCCACCGCAAGGGGGCGTTCACCGGCGCCGAGATGAACCGCAAGGGGCTCTTCGAGGTCGCCAACGGCGGCACCCTGTTCCTCGACGAGGTCGGCGAGCTGGATAAGAGCGTGCAGGTGAAACTGCTCCGCTTCCTCGAAGCGGGCGAGATCCGCCGGGTCGGCGAGAACGAGCCGTTCCGGGTCGACGTCCGGGTCGTCTGCGCGACCAACCGCGACCTCCGCGACATGGTGGCCCACGAGCTTTTTCGCGAAGACCTGTTTTTCCGGCTCAACACGTTCGAGATCGTCCTGCCGCCGCTCCGCGAACGCCGCCTCGACGTTCCCGAGCTGGCTCGGCACATGCTTTCGCGGCACGCCGCTCGCCGCGGCCTGATGGAGACCTCGATCTCGGCCGAAGCCGTCGACGTCCTTACGGCCTGCGACTGGCCGGGCAATATCCGCGAGCTGGCCAACGCCGTCGAGCGCGCCTTGATCCTCGCGGGCAACGGGCCGATCCGCCCCGAACACCTGCCGACGCAACACCCATCCTCCAAGGTGCGGGCCCAGCACGCCGGCGCGGCCCAGCCGATCGGCTCGCCCCACTTCGCGATCCCCGACGGTGCCCCCACCCTCCGCGACATCGAGATGAGCTACATCCAGGTCGTCCTCGAAAAGCACAACGGCAACAAGCCGGCCGCGTCCAAGGAGCTGGGCATCAGCCTCAAGACGCTTTACAACAAGATCAATCAACTTCAGCAGATGTGAACGTGATGCCATTCGCATGAAGCGGTGGTCGATCGACGGGCTCGGTTTCCGCCTGGGAGGTTCACTTCCAGGCGGCCGTCGGCTACCATGCGGGATGGGCGTGCGTCGTCTCGACGCGCCGGCGCTCCCGCCGCGTCCCGTCGAGGGGCGGCGACGGCCTCTCTTCGATTACGAAGGCGGTGGACCGATGGGCTGTCAACTTCCGCGACGACGTTTCTTGCATTCGGCCTCGGCCCTGGGATTGGGCGCCGGGCTCGGCTCATGGGAGCTGCTGAGAGGGATCACCCCGGCGGCCGACGAGGCCAAGGTCGGGCCGGAGATGGTCCGCCTGCGGCCCGAGATCGAGCCGGTCGTCCGCTGGATCGAGGAGACGCCCCGGGAGAAGGTCTTCGAGAAGGCCGTGGCCGAGCTCAAGGCGGGCCTGTCGTACCGGGCGCTTCTGGGGGGCCTGTTCCTGGCCGGCGTCCGCAACGTCCAGCCGCGGCCGGTCGGATTCAAGTTCCACGCGGTGTTGGTCATCAACTCGGCGCATCTGCTCGGCCAGTCGGCGCCGTTCTCGGAGCGGCTGTTGCCGTTGTTCTGGGCGCTCGACAACTTCAAGGCGTCGCAGGCCAAGGACGTGCAGGAAGGCGATTGGGCGCTCGGGCCGGTCGACGAATCGCGCGTGCCGAAGCCGCACCGGGCGAAGGACGATTTCATCAAGGCGATGGACGCCTGGGACGTCGGCGCGGCGGACGTCGCTGTCGCGGGCCTGTGCCGCGGTTCGGGCGCCGCCGAGACGATGGAGCCGTTCTGGCGGATGGGCGTCCGCGACCAGCGCGACATCGGCCACAAGGCCATCTTCACCTCCCAGAGCTGGCGGACCTTGCAGGCGATCGGCTGGGAGAACGCCGAGCCGGTGCTGCGCTGCCTGGCCTACGGCCTGCTGGACGCCCAAGGCGACCGCCCCGGCCCCGTCGGGCCGTACGCCGCCAATCTGGAGAACGCCCGCAAGATCCGCGAAGACTGGCAGCTCGGGAAGGCGGACCCCGGCGCGACCCGCTCGCTGCTCGAAACGCTCCGCCAGGCGTCGCCCGAAGCGGCGTCGGTCGAGGCCGTCAAGCTGCTGGAGCAAGGAGTCGCCCCCGGCTCACTCTGGGACGCCGTCGTCCTGCATTCGAGCGAGCTGATCATGCGCAACCCCGGCATCATCGCCATCCACGCGACGACGTCGGCGAACTCGCTGCACTACATCTTCGGAGCCAGCGGCGACGATACGACCCGCAAGCTGGCGCTGCTCCAGGCGGTCGGCTGGCAGCCGATGTACCGTGAGCGGATCAAGTCGCCCAAGCCGGTCACGATCGACGAGCTGCACGACGCCGAGGAAACGGTCTCGACCGACGGCGATCCGGTCGGTGCGATCTTCCGGACGATCGACGGCGACCGGGGGGCGGCCGCCGCCAAGACCATGGCGTACCTGGGGCAAGGCGGATCGGCCAAGTCGATCTTCGACGCCGCCAGCCGGATGATTTTCCACAAGGGGACCGACAGCCACGACTACAAGTACGGCGCGGCGATTTGGGAGGAGTGCCTGGCCGCGTCCGATCCCAAGTGGCGGTCGCGCCTGGCCGCCGCCGCCATGTACAACCTGCCCGGCACCGGCAAGCCCGACAGCCCGCTCATGATCCGAGCCCGCGAGGCCGTGGCGAACGTCATGGGCTGAGGCCGTCAGCGGTTTCGCTTGAGGGCCTTGTACGCCTCGACGGCCATGCGGTCGCAGGCTTCGTTTTCGGCATGTCCGCGGTGGCCCAACACATGGGTCACCCGGACGTCGTGCTGGGTCAGCAGCTCGTCGAGCCGCTTCCAGAGATCGACGTTCATGACCGGCTTGAGCGTGTTGCCTTCCTTGCGCTGCCAGCCGCGGCGCTTCCAGTTGGGCATCCACTCCTTGATGCCCTTGGCGACATATTGACTGTCGGTGACGACCTCGACCTGGCACCGGCGCTTGAGCGAGGCGAGGCCCTCGATGACGCCGGCCAGCTCCATGCGGTTGTTGGTCGTCTCGGGCTCGGCGCCGGAGGCGTCGCGCACCTGCCCGCTGGCGGGGTGCTGGAGGATGTACGCCCAGCCCCCCGGCCCGGGGTTGCCGCTGCACGCGCCATCAGTGAAAAGCTTGACGAGGTCGGCGGGAGCCGAGGCATCCGGTTCCATAATAAGGCGGCTTTCGATCCTTGATTACCCATTCGAAAAGGGAGCCGGGTCTCTCGGACGGTGAGAAACCCGCGCTCGACTCTCAATAATCGGGACAATCCCGGACGCCGTCAAGTCAAGCCGCACTGTGCCGTACCGGCGCTCAGTACTTGCGGACGACGCCGACCAGGACGCCGAGGATGTCGACATGGTCGCGATAGATCGGCTTGAGCGCGCGATTGGCGGGTTCGAGCCGGACCCGGGTGCGGTCGCGGTAGATCTTCTTGAGCGTGGCCTCGCCGTCCTCGTCGCGGACCGCCACGATCTGGCCGTCGCGGGCCTGGTCCTGCTTCTTGATGATGACGAAATCGCCGTCGGCGATGTGCTCCTCGATCATCGAGTCGCCGGTGACGCGGAGGGCGAACTTGGCACCGTCCTCGACCCAGTCGGAGAACGTCAGCTCCTCGTTCTGCTCGATCGCCTCGATCGGCTGGCCGGCGGCGATGCGGCCCACCAGCTTCACGCCGGTCGGGTGGCCCGTGGCCGATTCTTCGAGGAGCTGGATCGCGCGCGACATGTTCGGCTCGCGATGGATCAGCCCCTTCTTCTGGAGCGCCTTGAGGTGGCACATCACGCCGTTAGGGCTCTTGATCTGGAAATGAACCCCGATCTCCCGAACCGTCGGGCCGTATCCTCGTCCGTGAATCTTGCTGCGAATGAAGTTGTAGATCTCGCGCTGGCGAAGCGTGAGCGCGTCGAGGTCGGCCATGATTCATCTCCAGTAGTGTCGAACGCCGGGATCGGATCGCATCCGCGCGCCCGATGGAAATAAGCGCAGCACACGGACGATCACTTACTGACCCTTTGGCTGCTAATGTACACAGGTAATCTAGCGCACGCGAGAACATTTTTTTCGGGTCGTCTGAGACATTCTTCAAGATCACCTGGCCATGTTCCACAAGGTGAGTATCCCCCTTGTGTTAAGGAGGGGAGGCTGGTTACTCTCTGGGCGGTTTTTTCGCCACATGGAGCCTTTGGAAAGGACCGGTCATGTCGACTCAGACGCGCGTGCTCGCGATTCACGCCCACCCCGACGACGTGGAATTTCAGTGCGCGGGGACGCTCGCGCTTTTGAAGCGGGCTGGCTTCGCGGTGACGATCGCGACGATGACGCCGGGCGATTGCGGCAGCGCCGAGCTGGATTGCGAGGCGATCGCCGAGGTCCGTCGCGGCGAGGCGAAGGCGGCCGCCGATCTGATCGGCGCCGATTACCTGTGCCTCGAATTCCGGGATCTGGTCATCTTCAACGACGACGATTCAAGACGGCGGGTGACCGAGGCGCTGCGGCGGGTGCGGCCGAACATCATCCTGACGGCGCCGCCGGTCGACTATCATTGCGACCACGAGGCCACGAGCATTCTGGTGCGCGACGCCTGTTTCTCGGCTTCGTGCCCGAACTACGCGACCCGCCAGTGGGAGCCCGCGCCGGCCATCGACTGGATTCCGCACCTGTATTTCGTCGACTCGCTCGAAGGGGCGGATCGCGACGGCAGGCCGGCCCCGGCCGATTTCCACGTCGACGTGACGGACGTCTTCGAGGTCAAGAAGGCGATGCTCGCCTGCCACGCCAGCCAGCGCGACTGGCTCTTGCGGCAGCACGGGATGGACGAATACCTGACGAGCCAGGAGCAATGGGGGGCGAAGCGGGGGGCGGAGATCGGCGTCGCCAAGGCCGAGGGGTTCCGCCAGTACAACGGCCATCCGTACCCGCACGACAACCGCCTGCTCGCGTTGCTCGGGCAGGACGGCCGGGGCGGCCGGTCCGCCTCGAAGCCGTCGTGAGCCCGGACGGCGGCCTCAGGTGCTCGTATAGTCGATCAACTGCGCGATCATGCTCTTCAGGTCGCGGCGATGGACGATGCGGTCGATGAAGCCGTGCTGGAGGTGGAATTCGCTGGTCTGAAACCCCTGGGGGAGCTGGACGCGGACGGTCTGCTCGATGACCCGGGGGCCGGCGAAACCAATGAGCGCCTTGGGCTCGGCGAGGATGATGTCGCCGAGCGAGGCGAAGCTGGCGGCGACGCCTCCCATGGTCGGGTGGGTCAGGACGCTGATGAACAGGCCGCCGGCCGAGCGGTAGCGGCCCAGTGCGGTGGAGACCTTGGCCATCTGCATCAGCGAGAAGATGCCTTCGTGCATCCGGGCGCCGCCGCCCGAGCCCGAGACGATCACCAAGGGGAGCTTCTGGCGAGTGGCCTCCTCGACGGCCCGCGTCAGCTTCTCGCCGACGACCGAACCCATGCTTCCCATGATGAAGTTGCTGTCGGTGATGCCGAAGACGATGCGCCGTCCTTTGATGAACCCCTGGCCGACGAGGGCGGCCTCGTTCAGGCCGGTTCGCGCCTGCTCGGCCTTCACGCGCTCGGGGTAGGGGCGGCGGTCGTCGAACTTGAGGGGGTCGGCGGGCAGGAGGTCAGGGAACCAGTTCTCGAAGGTGTCTTCGTCGAGGAGCTGGCGGATTCGCTCGACGGCCGTCACGGGCATGTGGTGGTTGCACTCGGGGCAGACGCTCAGGTTCTGCTCGACCTGCTTGCGGAAGAGCGTCGCGCCGCAGCCCTCGCACCGCATCCAGACCCCTTCGGGGACCCGCTTGGCTTCGAAATGGCCATGCCAGGCGTGCAGGGGACCTCCTCCTTTACCGGCCATGGGCGTTCTCCCGTCTTCTTTCCAATTCGGATCGCCGTCGCGTCGGCCCGACGCGCGGTGGTCGATGAATCCACACAATTCCGTTGCGACGAACGTTTGTCAAGAGGAGCCGTTCCCGCCCAGCAGGTCGGCCCGGACCTCGATCCGCTCATAGCCGCAACATGGCAGGAATTCGTCCAGGTGCAGTCGAGGCACGCGTTTAAGGTAGCAGGCGATCATCCGGGCGATGGGCTCGCCGACGATCAGGCCGAAGGCTTCGTCGGCATGGCGGCGAAAGAGCGGCTTGAAGGCGGCTCGGAGCCGTTCCATCGCGTCCTCGACGGTCTCGCCCTGGGGGGGGCAGATGGTCCGGGGGTCGTCGATCCACTGGCGGAACAGCCGGGTGTTGCGACGGCGGATCTCCTCGATTTGCAGCCCTTGCCAGAGCCCCTGGTCGAGGTTCCGGAACTCGTCGATCCGCCGGGGACGCAGCCCGAGCGCCTTGCCGATGATCTCGGCGGTCCGGACGACGCTTTCGCCCGGTCCGCAGTACAGCGCCGAAAGCGCGGTCTGATCGTCGCGCGTCGCCAGCCGCTCGGCCAGCCGGGCGACCTCGGTCTTCCCCTGTTCGCTGAGCGGGATGTCGAGGACGCCTTGGACCCGGTTCTGCTCGTCGTAGAGCGTCGCGCCGGGGCGAATCAGTAAGACCTGCGATGAAATCGACACGGCCGTCATACCTGTCGGGGCCAACCTGCAACGTCGCGCGTTCTTCAGCACACGGAAAAACGGTGTGTCGCGGTCAGCCCGTATCCCTTTCGTTGAGCCAGACCACCCGCATCGATCGCCTGGCGACGCCTCGGCGACGACTGGGGCCCGGCGCCTCGCTTCCCCTCGACGCCGCGTTGAAGATTCGACGCGTACCGAGGGAGACCCGTCCAGCGTTCGGAATGAATGGAAGTCTTACATGGCAGGATGGGCGGACGTCGTGATCGATATCCGGTGG contains:
- a CDS encoding sensor histidine kinase, with product MVRWPIRIKLMVGLGVVVGMMLILMGGSIFGLHSFHVSNLTLTDQLRELGASKDLIECILRLHPPDDSAEDADSLLVTARRAQAGLLEYFHELKQNTMRGNRANSGFDELGLAFRLDDDLTAIINELSRSDPPEAPILPGTTYFVTQHPELLRQLDPATDLKSSNLAQNPETQAKLEPATDVKSRIDRLKYTVMRLPKELHDDFYDVLVMSKTQYQISRVIVWTSALAVLPMLCGLTALFHRWVLYPVRLLQRGVRRVARGSFDYKIDLHSGDEMQDLAGAFNEMTARISMTYADLEQQVQERSRQLVRSERLAGVGFLAAGVAHEINNPLASIAFCSEALESRLEALTQGSDDPDHRAVSKYLKMIQEEAFRCKNITEKLLDFARCNDIKRERTDLPSLVQGVVDMIRHIGKYRGKTIVFQPKEAIVAHVDGQEIKQVILNLVVNALESMDAGGVLRIDARYDHGMAEVIFNDNGCGIAADVLENIFEPFFTRRRDGKGTGLGLSITHRIVNQHHGEITATSPGEGRGSTFRVRLPIHPSEIGDGPGGREPAVAGASRGHAA
- a CDS encoding sigma-54-dependent transcriptional regulator, translated to MIDKSRRGGLRILFADDEAHLRDLMQMELPRLGHEVTVCPDGTAALRALERGSYDAALLDIRMPGITGIDVLTQIRQLSPDTQVILLTGHATVDTAVQALRLGAFDYLTKPCKWAELEVILSRVAERRDMANKNTALETRLKAAEGAPLLIGETPAMQQVRRLIETIAPTDATVMILGETGTGKELVARNLHEKSDRAQRVFIPVNCGALPENLVESELFGHRKGAFTGAEMNRKGLFEVANGGTLFLDEVGELDKSVQVKLLRFLEAGEIRRVGENEPFRVDVRVVCATNRDLRDMVAHELFREDLFFRLNTFEIVLPPLRERRLDVPELARHMLSRHAARRGLMETSISAEAVDVLTACDWPGNIRELANAVERALILAGNGPIRPEHLPTQHPSSKVRAQHAGAAQPIGSPHFAIPDGAPTLRDIEMSYIQVVLEKHNGNKPAASKELGISLKTLYNKINQLQQM
- the rnhA gene encoding ribonuclease HI codes for the protein MEPDASAPADLVKLFTDGACSGNPGPGGWAYILQHPASGQVRDASGAEPETTNNRMELAGVIEGLASLKRRCQVEVVTDSQYVAKGIKEWMPNWKRRGWQRKEGNTLKPVMNVDLWKRLDELLTQHDVRVTHVLGHRGHAENEACDRMAVEAYKALKRNR
- the lexA gene encoding transcriptional repressor LexA, producing MADLDALTLRQREIYNFIRSKIHGRGYGPTVREIGVHFQIKSPNGVMCHLKALQKKGLIHREPNMSRAIQLLEESATGHPTGVKLVGRIAAGQPIEAIEQNEELTFSDWVEDGAKFALRVTGDSMIEEHIADGDFVIIKKQDQARDGQIVAVRDEDGEATLKKIYRDRTRVRLEPANRALKPIYRDHVDILGVLVGVVRKY
- a CDS encoding PIG-L deacetylase family protein codes for the protein MSTQTRVLAIHAHPDDVEFQCAGTLALLKRAGFAVTIATMTPGDCGSAELDCEAIAEVRRGEAKAAADLIGADYLCLEFRDLVIFNDDDSRRRVTEALRRVRPNIILTAPPVDYHCDHEATSILVRDACFSASCPNYATRQWEPAPAIDWIPHLYFVDSLEGADRDGRPAPADFHVDVTDVFEVKKAMLACHASQRDWLLRQHGMDEYLTSQEQWGAKRGAEIGVAKAEGFRQYNGHPYPHDNRLLALLGQDGRGGRSASKPS
- the accD gene encoding acetyl-CoA carboxylase, carboxyltransferase subunit beta; this translates as MAGKGGGPLHAWHGHFEAKRVPEGVWMRCEGCGATLFRKQVEQNLSVCPECNHHMPVTAVERIRQLLDEDTFENWFPDLLPADPLKFDDRRPYPERVKAEQARTGLNEAALVGQGFIKGRRIVFGITDSNFIMGSMGSVVGEKLTRAVEEATRQKLPLVIVSGSGGGARMHEGIFSLMQMAKVSTALGRYRSAGGLFISVLTHPTMGGVAASFASLGDIILAEPKALIGFAGPRVIEQTVRVQLPQGFQTSEFHLQHGFIDRIVHRRDLKSMIAQLIDYTST
- a CDS encoding histidine phosphatase family protein, with product MTAVSISSQVLLIRPGATLYDEQNRVQGVLDIPLSEQGKTEVARLAERLATRDDQTALSALYCGPGESVVRTAEIIGKALGLRPRRIDEFRNLDQGLWQGLQIEEIRRRNTRLFRQWIDDPRTICPPQGETVEDAMERLRAAFKPLFRRHADEAFGLIVGEPIARMIACYLKRVPRLHLDEFLPCCGYERIEVRADLLGGNGSS